From a region of the Leptospira kmetyi serovar Malaysia str. Bejo-Iso9 genome:
- a CDS encoding c-type cytochrome, producing the protein MNSKNMIISIVIALTSLVLFLNCGDKSEKPAETPAPAATETASALSPELQKGQEIFLQNCSSCHGEKGAGDGAAAASLNPKPRNYKAPAAQWKNGNTEAGILKTLNNGIPASPMVAYKFLGDENLKLLAKYVVHLSQN; encoded by the coding sequence ATGAACTCCAAAAATATGATCATTTCCATCGTAATCGCTCTTACCTCTTTGGTTCTTTTTCTGAACTGCGGAGATAAGTCCGAGAAACCAGCTGAAACCCCTGCGCCAGCCGCAACGGAAACCGCTTCAGCCCTTAGCCCCGAACTTCAAAAAGGACAGGAAATCTTTTTACAAAATTGCTCTTCCTGTCACGGTGAAAAAGGAGCTGGAGACGGAGCGGCGGCCGCGAGCCTCAATCCGAAACCTCGTAACTACAAGGCGCCTGCGGCTCAGTGGAAGAATGGAAACACGGAAGCGGGAATCTTGAAAACTTTGAACAACGGGATTCCGGCGAGCCCGATGGTCGCTTACAAGTTCTTAGGCGATGAGAATCTGAAACTACTTGCGAAATACGTAGTTCACCTTTCTCAAAACTAA
- a CDS encoding Zn-ribbon domain-containing OB-fold protein, producing MSETILEILKGTKCGDCGFQTTEPSFACAQCGSSKISEVRFSGKGKIYTYTVVHVGFGHLAKRAPYVLAVIELEEGIKTMGILEGEVSGVSVTESVKIDLPVRFQREESGTGFLFNPA from the coding sequence ATGTCCGAAACTATATTAGAAATATTGAAAGGAACAAAATGCGGCGATTGCGGTTTTCAAACGACCGAACCTTCGTTCGCTTGCGCTCAGTGCGGAAGTTCGAAAATTTCCGAGGTCCGATTCTCCGGTAAAGGAAAAATTTATACATACACGGTCGTGCACGTAGGCTTCGGTCATCTCGCAAAAAGAGCGCCTTATGTTCTTGCGGTGATCGAGTTGGAGGAAGGAATCAAAACGATGGGAATCTTGGAAGGAGAAGTTTCCGGCGTTTCCGTAACCGAATCGGTAAAGATCGATCTTCCCGTTCGATTTCAAAGAGAAGAATCCGGAACCGGATTCCTATTCAACCCCGCTTAG
- a CDS encoding STAS domain-containing protein, which produces MSDEFKIFVDLSVSVPIIHIEGEITSEADEEIVGKYESIPAEKRNRVILNFQGTSYINSAGIATLISLITRASETKGKIEFAGLNEHFRKVMDIVGLTDFVLIHNSLQEALK; this is translated from the coding sequence ATGTCCGACGAATTCAAAATTTTCGTAGATCTCTCCGTTTCCGTTCCCATCATCCATATCGAAGGAGAAATCACTTCGGAAGCGGACGAGGAAATCGTCGGAAAATACGAATCTATTCCCGCCGAAAAAAGAAACAGAGTGATCCTGAACTTTCAGGGAACTTCCTACATAAATTCCGCCGGGATCGCTACTTTAATCAGCCTGATCACCAGAGCCTCCGAAACGAAAGGCAAGATCGAATTCGCAGGTTTGAACGAACATTTCAGAAAGGTGATGGACATCGTCGGATTAACCGATTTCGTCTTAATCCACAATTCTCTTCAAGAAGCTCTTAAGTAA
- the kdsB gene encoding 3-deoxy-manno-octulosonate cytidylyltransferase, giving the protein MRKILGVIPARYASSRFPGKPLAKIGDKTMIEWTYRNASRSTTLSELVVATDDERIHDVVLKFGGKSVMTSADHPSGTDRIIEVAEKFPDFSVIVNIQGDEPGIEPELVDGVASLKASHPEWTMSTAAVPILESSHGTDPNRVKVIMDQNGKAIYFSRSLIPSQFKATVPLYRHLGIYGYDRDFLLKYNSLPKSALEESESLEQLRAIEAGYGIGVYLAKEAGLSVDTPGDLEIVIEDFKKRKWIT; this is encoded by the coding sequence ATGAGAAAAATTCTTGGAGTGATCCCGGCGCGTTATGCGAGCTCTCGCTTTCCGGGAAAACCTCTCGCAAAAATCGGGGATAAAACGATGATCGAGTGGACGTACCGGAATGCCTCCCGGTCGACCACTCTTTCCGAGCTTGTGGTCGCCACCGACGACGAAAGAATCCACGATGTCGTATTAAAATTCGGCGGTAAAAGTGTGATGACGAGCGCGGATCATCCTTCCGGAACCGATCGTATCATCGAAGTCGCCGAAAAGTTTCCGGATTTTTCCGTGATCGTAAACATCCAAGGCGACGAACCAGGAATCGAACCCGAACTCGTGGACGGGGTCGCGAGTTTAAAGGCTTCTCATCCCGAATGGACGATGAGCACCGCGGCCGTTCCTATATTAGAAAGTTCTCATGGAACCGATCCCAATCGGGTAAAGGTCATCATGGATCAAAACGGAAAGGCGATCTACTTTTCCAGATCCTTGATCCCGAGTCAGTTTAAGGCCACGGTTCCCTTGTATCGACATCTGGGGATTTACGGATACGACAGGGATTTTTTGTTGAAGTACAATTCTCTCCCGAAAAGCGCTTTGGAAGAATCGGAATCTCTCGAACAACTCCGAGCGATCGAAGCGGGTTACGGAATCGGAGTTTATCTCGCCAAGGAAGCGGGGTTGTCCGTGGACACGCCCGGGGATTTGGAAATCGTAATCGAGGATTTTAAAAAACGGAAGTGGATTACTTAA